The genomic interval GATCATTTACGAAAAGGTTATTTTCGACAAAAACGGGGTGGAGCTGAAATCCGACGCGGACATAATGCTCGGCTACGGAGCCACCATCGCCAAGGACAACCGTATCTATCCAAAAGAGACGCGGCGCGAGAAATTCACCTTCTACGTGCCGGAAGGGAAGAAAGCCAGCGTCACCGCCTGGGTGGACTACCTGTACACCCCCGTGCTCATGCAGGAGACGGAGATGCGCGTGGAGATGAACCGGGACCAGGCGGAGTCCAATCCCTCCATGATGCGTTAAGGCGGGGGGACAAGAGGTGAAAATGGCCGGCGGTATCACTGAAATGATCAACCAGATGGGGGACAAAAGGCGCAATTTCCTTTTGAACCTGGCGCTGGGATTCTTCGGTCTGGTTTCAGCCTTCGGCGCGGTGTATCCGCTGGGGATGTACCTGTGGCCCAGGGAGGAAAAAAAGGAAGGGAAGGGCGCCCGTTCGATGAAGGTGCCCTCCTCGGAGGCTCCCATCGGCGAAGCGAAATTCTTCCGGTTTCTCAACAAGCCGGCCGTGATAATCCGCCCGAACGAACAGGAACTTTACGCCCTTTCGGCCATATGCACCCATCTTGGATGCGTGGTCAAATGGAACGAAGCTTCCAAGGAGCTTCAATGCCCATGTCACGGCGGCCGGTTCGACGTGAAGGGGACAGTGCTCGGCGGCCCGCCTCCAAAGGCGCTGGCCAGCTATTCGGCGCGGCTTGAAAACGAATACATCGTGATAGAGGAGGCCTGACGGCGCGCCATGGAGATGAACACGCTGGAACTCGGGCCCATAAAGATCAGGAACAGGCATGTGATCCGCCTTTTCGCCGCCCTGGACGACAGGCTGGGGATACGGGAAATATTGAACGCGGAAGTGTTCGAGAAAATATCCCCGGCGTACCTTGGGCTGTGGTCATGCTTCGGCGGGATCAGCTTTTTCCTTTTCATAAACCAGGTGGTCACCGGGATGCTTCTGATGGTGTACTACCAGCCGACGATAGAACAGGCGCACGCATCCGTGGCGCATATCATGAACGAAGTGCCCTTCGGCTGGCTCATCCGCGGCCTGCACTCATGGGGGGCAAACCTGATGGTGATCACCATCATAATCCACATGGCCAAGATATTCGTTTACGGGATATACAAGGCCCCACGGGAGCTTAATTGGGTGGTGGGGATCACGCTTCTGCTCCTTTCGATGGGGCTGGCGTTCACTGGCTACCTGCTGCCATGGACCCAGCTTGCGTACTGGGCCACAGTCGTGGGCACGGAGACGCCGTCGGCGGTCCCTGTCATCGGCGAATACATAAGGTTCGCGATGAGGGGAGGGGAGGACATCTCCCAGGTGACGCTGACGAGATTTTTCGCGGTGCACGTGATAATACTCCCGGCGGTGACCGCCGGGGTGATCGGGGCGCATCTCCTGCAGATACGAAGGCAGGGGATTTCAGGCCCGCTATAGAAAGAGGTCTATCCGCATGTCAGGCGAGCACGATTTTATGAGGAAGAAGGAGTTCGAGGTAAAGGAACTCCCCATGGAGGAGAAAAAACGCCTCATCCGGGAGGGGAAGGCCCACTGGTTCTTCCCGCACCATGTGATGGAACAGCTTGTGATCTGCGGCGTGATAGTGATGATCCTGATAACGTTGTCCACGATAATGCCGGCGCATCTTGGCCCGAAGGCAGACCCCTTCGACACGCCTGCCCACATCAAGCCGGAATGGTATTTTCTCCCGGCGTTCTACAGCCTCAAATTCGCCCAGTATTTCGAGTTTCTCGGCTCTTGGGCGCCCAAGATACTGGGGATCGCCATGCAGGGGGCGGCGGTGACGGCCTTGCTGCTTGTTCCTTTCATAGACCTGGGCGGTCCGGAGCGCAATTACAGGAAACGCCCCATCGCCATGGCCGTCGGCGGCGTCTCCGCGCTTATCACGGTGATTTTTGGCCTGATCGGCTGGCTGGGGTAAGTTGTCATTCTGAGCCTCAGGGGAAGAATCTCCTTTAAGTAAAGGAGACCCTTCACTTCGTTCAGGGTGACAATGTATCTTCATGCTTCCACGTGGCCGCCTCGGGCTGTTGCCCAAAAGGTAAAACACGCGAAACGAACGCTGTCCGGGGTGTTCTTCGCCCCGGACTCTTTGTTTATACAAGCATTATGCACTCGACTTTGGGACATCGGGGTGAAGAACACCCCGATGAGCATTTGGGCAACAGCCCGGCCTGACCACGGTTCCGCTCACTGGCCGGCGTGATCCCGATTATCCGGGGACGGCTTCCGGGATGACGGCGTAGTAAAAAAACTTGCGCTATTACGTAATGCGTAATACAATTGGTTTGTGGAATGATCAAAAGCTTCGCGGACAGGGACACCGAAAGGCTGTTTAAACGCCAACGGCCACGGCGCATACCTTCCGGCATATGGAAGCGGGCGCATAACAAGCTTTTGTCGCTTCATGCCACGGAGGATTTGAACAGCCTATCTTCACCACCGGGAAACCGGCTTGAACGGCTGGAGGGGGACAGAAAGGGATTGTGGAGTGTCCGGATCAACAGCCAATGGCGGATATGCTTTCAATGGGAGGAAGGGAACGCTTTTGATGTTGAGGTATGCGATTATCATTAGCCTGGAATGATGGAGATTGAATAATGCCCAAGACCATTTTCCCGCCGGTTTCGCCGGGGGAGATTCTTAAAGAAGAATTTTTAGAGCCGTTGGGAATGAGCCAGAACGCCCTTGCGAGGGCGATCTGCGTCCCGCCGGGGCGGATCAACGAAATACTGCTCGGCAAAAGGACGATCTCGGCGGACACGGCCTTGCGCCTGGCCCGGTATTTCAACACAACGCCCGGATTCTGGATGAACCTGCAGAGCCATTATGATATCGAATGCGCCATGGAGAAAGGCGGCAAGAAGATACGGGAGATAAAGCCGATGAGGCGTGAAGCTGTGGGCGGGTGAATACTATTTTCCCCACCCCTCCCTTGAGGGGTGAAGAAACGCTTATGATAAATTACGCTTGCTCTTAATGCTTCCCCTCTTCCTTATGATGCTTTAGCTGCGATAAATCTTTCCCCGAATAGCTCATGTGCGAAGGGAGCAGCGGATCGCCGGGCATATGGCCGGACAATAGCATTGTCCAGTAAATGTACTTGAACGCCATCTTGCCCCAATGGTTGAGCCGGGTCTCTTTCAATAGCGACATGGGGCCGACTCCGGGAATCGGGAACGTGCCGGGGAGCGGTTCGGTGTCGTAATTAAAATCAAAAAGCAGCGCCTTGTGGAACCCTGATTCGATGAAACAGTTGGAATGGCCGTCAAAATCGGCTATGGGCTCTTTACCCTCAATCTCGCGCAACAGGTTGGCCTCCACAATCTCCGCCTCGAAATGCGCCACGGAGCCTGCCTTTGATGTCGGCACGTTCGTATTGTCCCCTATAGCGTAGATGCGTTCCGCCTTTTTCACCTTCAGCGTCTTGTCGTCCGTCACGGCGTAGCCCACGCCGTTGCCCAGGCCGGAATCCTCGATCACCTCCGGACCGAGGTTGGGCGCTATGGCCACCAGCAGGTCGTAATCCACTTTCCCGCCCCCATACGAGCTAATTGTTTTAGCGTTGTGGTCCACTTCGGATATGGCGAAATTGGGGACTATCTTGATGTTTTTCTCCTCCGCGATCTTGCCCAGCGCATGGGACGCCACAGGTTTTGTG from Nitrospinota bacterium carries:
- a CDS encoding cytochrome b N-terminal domain-containing protein — translated: MEMNTLELGPIKIRNRHVIRLFAALDDRLGIREILNAEVFEKISPAYLGLWSCFGGISFFLFINQVVTGMLLMVYYQPTIEQAHASVAHIMNEVPFGWLIRGLHSWGANLMVITIIIHMAKIFVYGIYKAPRELNWVVGITLLLLSMGLAFTGYLLPWTQLAYWATVVGTETPSAVPVIGEYIRFAMRGGEDISQVTLTRFFAVHVIILPAVTAGVIGAHLLQIRRQGISGPL
- a CDS encoding type II toxin-antitoxin system RelE/ParE family toxin, which codes for MIKSFADRDTERLFKRQRPRRIPSGIWKRAHNKLLSLHATEDLNSLSSPPGNRLERLEGDRKGLWSVRINSQWRICFQWEEGNAFDVEVCDYH
- a CDS encoding NAD(P)/FAD-dependent oxidoreductase, with amino-acid sequence MKNILILGAGTGGTILANTLTRKLSMKEWAITVIDKSAEHYYQPGFLFLPFRLYGYNSKSDVVHPAAKHIPSAARFVNAEVKLIDHQNRRVETTGGNFDYDWLILAMGCDVRPGEVEGLSEGMGKNVFTFYTMEGALALQDRLETMKEGRLVLNIADMPIKCPVAPIEFVFLADYYFHKKGIRDKVEIDLVTPLTGAFTKPVASHALGKIAEEKNIKIVPNFAISEVDHNAKTISSYGGGKVDYDLLVAIAPNLGPEVIEDSGLGNGVGYAVTDDKTLKVKKAERIYAIGDNTNVPTSKAGSVAHFEAEIVEANLLREIEGKEPIADFDGHSNCFIESGFHKALLFDFNYDTEPLPGTFPIPGVGPMSLLKETRLNHWGKMAFKYIYWTMLLSGHMPGDPLLPSHMSYSGKDLSQLKHHKEEGKH
- a CDS encoding HigA family addiction module antidote protein, which codes for MPKTIFPPVSPGEILKEEFLEPLGMSQNALARAICVPPGRINEILLGKRTISADTALRLARYFNTTPGFWMNLQSHYDIECAMEKGGKKIREIKPMRREAVGG
- a CDS encoding Rieske 2Fe-2S domain-containing protein, which translates into the protein MAGGITEMINQMGDKRRNFLLNLALGFFGLVSAFGAVYPLGMYLWPREEKKEGKGARSMKVPSSEAPIGEAKFFRFLNKPAVIIRPNEQELYALSAICTHLGCVVKWNEASKELQCPCHGGRFDVKGTVLGGPPPKALASYSARLENEYIVIEEA